The following coding sequences lie in one Candidatus Cloacimonadota bacterium genomic window:
- a CDS encoding UPF0175 family protein: MNMKQVSFSIPEQLIFSLNENISEFTDNIRLFAALQFFKMHKLSLGKAAELANMDKFSFIHQLGKFKIPIIDYEPEELEKELLRFKNDNRS, from the coding sequence ATGAATATGAAACAGGTCAGTTTTTCTATTCCTGAACAGTTAATATTTTCACTAAACGAAAATATTAGTGAATTTACCGACAATATTCGATTATTTGCAGCTCTCCAATTCTTTAAAATGCATAAATTATCACTCGGAAAAGCCGCAGAATTAGCAAATATGGATAAGTTTTCTTTTATACATCAACTTGGGAAATTTAAAATTCCAATAATTGATTATGAACCCGAAGAACTTGAAAAAGAATTATTGAGATTTAAAAATGATAATCGTAGCTGA
- a CDS encoding DUF3368 domain-containing protein → MIIVADSSPLLSFAIIGKLELIEQIFGEVFVPSAVFKELTVSDKPYSKELKEFLLNKVSAVKNIDLVKMLSNEIDLGESEAIALALERHIPDILIDDLKGRRIAFFNGLFPIGTIGGLLQAKEKKLIDKIKPLLDILIQNDIRIGKSLYRKALNLASED, encoded by the coding sequence ATGATAATCGTAGCTGATTCATCGCCTTTGCTTAGTTTTGCGATTATCGGTAAATTAGAATTAATTGAGCAAATATTCGGTGAAGTATTTGTTCCATCAGCAGTTTTCAAAGAATTAACTGTTTCTGATAAGCCTTATTCCAAAGAATTGAAAGAATTTTTACTGAATAAAGTATCTGCAGTAAAAAATATCGATTTAGTAAAAATGTTATCAAATGAGATAGATTTAGGTGAATCAGAAGCAATTGCATTGGCTTTAGAAAGACACATTCCTGATATTTTAATTGATGACTTAAAAGGACGAAGAATTGCATTTTTCAATGGCTTATTTCCAATCGGCACAATTGGTGGATTATTGCAAGCAAAAGAGAAAAAGCTAATCGATAAAATTAAACCTCTGTTGGATATTTTAATACAAAATGATATAAGAATTGGAAAATCTTTATACAGAAAAGCTTTAAATCTTGCATCAGAAGATTAG
- a CDS encoding APC family permease, which produces MKEGVIFTRRASGLVRELSWFDVFIFVVAGPAASGVMFYSVSTAADFPGASLPLAFLIGLFIFLPVMLLVAITSATMPRSGGLYIAISRVLGPTMGFISSWLLFIGYGISSGVLGYLVVGLIGSGFSTAALSSGIGWLANIGKIMQTPAGQLIGGIIWVVLFWYIAYNGIRKVKNIMRIAFFIPLVGTVIAIFWFFLSGGIDSVSSAFNQTWGAGAFEAIQQKAAELGWKVHNFNWGTTISSLIVVIWAYSSITIINYAGGEIKTPKTSMIKGFMVGTIFVGLFYVIIVVAVYKAFGTFIGSYDFLFDNHPEIVKEIMGEAVKPSIPFYFMSIAKNVWFGLIVAVSIALWFANSILPGFLANSRLAFALAMDKSFPKSLAKVNRKTGSPTNAVHLNAVFCFLGVLIMLLSVNVILSILTLTTFFIFWPYGLSAMLLPYHKPEIYNRSPVKWEIFKIPVMSILGAFTFIVGWFFIYLSIRNFSPVIMLTLIGVMLIGMVVYLVQQNKNKKDGVDVSKIYSQIPPE; this is translated from the coding sequence ATGAAAGAAGGTGTAATCTTTACCAGACGAGCTTCAGGGCTTGTTAGAGAATTATCCTGGTTTGATGTATTTATTTTTGTTGTAGCCGGACCGGCTGCCTCAGGTGTTATGTTCTATTCTGTATCAACAGCTGCAGATTTCCCGGGAGCAAGTTTACCATTGGCTTTCCTGATCGGTCTTTTTATATTTTTACCGGTGATGTTATTGGTTGCGATTACTTCCGCCACAATGCCGCGTTCAGGTGGCTTGTATATTGCAATTAGTAGAGTTTTAGGTCCAACAATGGGTTTCATAAGTTCCTGGCTATTATTTATTGGATATGGAATTTCCAGCGGAGTTTTGGGATATCTGGTTGTCGGTCTGATTGGTTCCGGTTTTTCAACTGCTGCTTTGAGTAGCGGAATCGGCTGGCTGGCTAATATCGGAAAAATTATGCAAACACCGGCAGGACAGCTTATCGGAGGAATTATCTGGGTTGTTTTGTTCTGGTATATTGCTTATAACGGAATCAGGAAAGTAAAGAACATAATGCGAATCGCTTTCTTCATACCTTTAGTTGGGACAGTAATCGCAATTTTTTGGTTTTTCCTTTCTGGTGGAATCGATAGTGTTTCTTCTGCTTTTAATCAAACCTGGGGAGCGGGAGCTTTTGAAGCCATTCAACAAAAAGCTGCTGAATTGGGTTGGAAAGTTCATAACTTTAACTGGGGAACAACCATCAGTTCTCTTATCGTAGTAATCTGGGCATATTCCAGTATAACCATTATTAATTATGCTGGTGGAGAAATAAAAACTCCCAAAACCAGTATGATAAAAGGTTTTATGGTGGGAACTATTTTTGTGGGATTGTTTTATGTGATAATTGTAGTTGCTGTTTACAAAGCTTTCGGAACTTTTATCGGTTCTTATGATTTTCTTTTTGATAATCATCCTGAAATTGTCAAAGAAATAATGGGAGAAGCGGTAAAACCATCGATCCCATTTTATTTTATGTCGATTGCCAAAAATGTCTGGTTCGGTTTGATCGTTGCGGTTTCCATAGCATTATGGTTTGCAAATTCCATTCTACCAGGATTCCTGGCAAATTCCAGATTAGCTTTTGCTTTGGCAATGGATAAATCATTTCCGAAATCACTTGCAAAGGTAAACAGAAAAACCGGTTCTCCTACAAATGCAGTCCATCTGAACGCAGTTTTTTGTTTTCTCGGCGTTTTGATAATGCTGCTTTCTGTAAATGTGATTCTTTCGATATTAACACTTACCACTTTTTTTATTTTCTGGCCTTATGGCTTAAGCGCAATGTTGCTTCCATATCATAAACCGGAGATTTATAATCGTTCACCGGTAAAATGGGAAATCTTCAAAATTCCGGTTATGAGTATATTAGGTGCATTTACATTTATTGTTGGCTGGTTTTTTATCTATCTGTCTATCAGAAATTTCTCACCGGTTATAATGCTAACCTTAATTGGCGTGATGTTGATTGGAATGGTCGTTTATTTAGTTCAGCAAAATAAGAACAAAAAAGATGGTGTGGATGTAAGTAAAATATATTCACAAATTCCACCTGAATAG